The Hyla sarda isolate aHylSar1 chromosome 3, aHylSar1.hap1, whole genome shotgun sequence genome contains the following window.
TACAAATTCTTGGCCGTAGATATTGGAGCCTATGGCCAAAATAATGACTCCAGGGTCTTCAAAGAATCAAACATGGGAAAAGCCTTATATTCCCAGACATTTAATATCCCTGGTCCAAAACCCCTACCTGGCTCTGATGGACCTCCCCTTCCTCATGTTTTGGTAGGAGATGAGGCTTTTCAAATGAACCAAAATTTGATAAAGCCCTTTGCTGTTAGAGGCTTAACTGCTGAACGCTGAGTTTTCAACTACCGGCTGACCAGGGCAAGGAGATTTGTAGAGTGCTCCTTTGGACTTTTCACCAATAAGTCGAGGATCCTTACCACAACAATAAACCTGAAACCTGATAATGTGGACAAAATCATTAAAGGTTGTGTTGTGCTACATAATTATGTTCTCACAAAAGACCCATCCTATAGTACATTAATGGATGAAGTGGAAGCGTGTGAGCTCATTGGCCTGGAACCATCAAGTCATCGTGCGCCAGTGTCAGCTATGGAGGTCCGAAATAGCTTTCTAAGATATTTTAATTTGTCCCAAGGAGCTTTGCCATGGCAAGATAACCTTTCTTGGTAAGTTGTAGTATAGTTTAAATACCAATTTTTAATATTACAGTTTGTAAACATTATAACTAACTTACCATTTTTTCCCCATAGATACCCTTATGAGAAGACACATTCCAGTATTGAAATATTGTTTTTTGTGATTGCTTTTTGTGAAATTTGTTCATACCAAAAAAGACTAACAAAAAAAGTGCTTTTTCAACAATTCTTTTACTTTAAAAGAACATCAACAAAATATGTCTTTGTCTTCTTTTTTCAAAACATACAAAAACTCTGAAAATGTGTACATATAGCTATATAAAGacatatatacaaaaattatttaaaagaCAACTGTAGTGTTCGACTTTTATGTCCCCCTGTGCATGTGCACATTCCTCCTTTGGACCTGTACCGTGCTCACATTCCAGCACTGACATCCTCTACTTCCTGGGAACTTTGACACAACAGTGCCGTTGGTGTATCATCGGCCACAGTGATGTtctgccttggccggtgataggctatgcacagtgtcatgtaaggagctctggccagcttcttacatgacattgtgcacagcctatcaccggcaagggcaggacatcactgcggaCGGTGATACCTTGACGGCACTCTTGTGTCAAAGTCCCCAGAAAGTAGAGGATGTCATCGCTGGAACACGAGCACGGTACAGGTCAAAAGGAGGAAAATATGTAGTtgacttaaatttttttgtttttttcagcacAGGCACAGGGGGACATAAAAGTCAACCACTtttcaacaaaaataaaaaatgtacttaTATTCGCCTATACACATGCCCTTCCTCTACTTCATAACTCTCCTCATACCTTTGGTAAGGATATGATCTTTGTCTGGGTTGCTGGGGGGAAGGGGAAGGGGAAGGTGGAGGAAGAGGTGCATTGGGGGGGAGGTTAAACACTCATGTGCCAGACGGATGACTCTACTCTTAAAAGTTAAAAGATTGTACACTATACTCAATTTGGAAAGATGCCTTATGCAATCATAAATTTTACAAATTTATAATCGCATAATTGTATAGTCTTCAAACTTTTTTGGGGTAATTATGATAACATTCTTGATAAACAAATCAATTCAAAAGAATTTTAAACTATATCTTAGAACTCATCCATAATATGAAAGCGGTACCTGTATAGGTTaagtctttttatagaaattattatttaaaaaaataaccaaTTTTAACATTGATTTGTAAATTTGGTAGGCAAAATAAATTTGAGAACATTTTTCAACGGCTGTCCATCTAAAAATTTGCTGAGTTTATCAAATCAAATAAGCAGATTGCTTTGATTTTGCAGAGGCCTAGTAAAATTAaagacatctgattggttgccatggtaaatagagatgagcagtAAATTTTATTCGTCACgaaattctcggctcggcagttgatggctttagtctgcataaattagttcagctttcaggtgctcccatgggctggaaaaggttgatacagtcctaggagtctcttttctaggactgtatccaccttttccagcccaccggagcacctaaaagctgaactaatttatgcagcataagtcatcaactgccgagccgagaagttcatgacaaatcgaatttactgtaagttcgctcatctctagtggtaatcTCTGCAAATTTTTGTTTAGACTGTGTTTGAGAAATCTTTTCAAATTTACCCACATGTAAAAGTCAAAAATAATTTAAACTTACGGTCTAGCTCTTGGACTTTGTGCAGAAATTGCAGCCGAACCGCATGCTTGTATTGGCATTTTTTGGTACCCGAACCACTTGGTTGTTGCCTATCCCTTAGAAACTTGAAATAACTATCACGGACAAGTTTTGCTAGATTtggaacaaaaaaggaaaaatttattaTGATgaagcataattaattatatttataaatcaattgcaacaatagtttttttttattttacctatgACCTCTTTGCGATTATCTCCGAAGCTATCATAGTTAGGAAATAATGTTTCATATATTTTGTTCCACCTCCTTCTATTAAAGACATTGTCTGAATGTCGAGGATGTTTTTTGTCCCACAGTGATGGTCTTTCCGGCACTAAGTTAATGACCTCCTCTGTTTCAAAATCTGTTGGATCGATCATTTGTTCCAcgtgtttagatttttttttggactgaaaaaaaaacggaaaaaaaaatgttaaaaaattttcatcaaactgGTGTAGCACTTTCTCaatattaacatatttttttttattttaatctatTTAAATCTAAAAGCTGGTTCCAAACCATATAATGTAACCGTTAGCCCAATTTAAAATTGGCTAGCGATCAATGTTTATAAAATGTCTGTTTTAAAATTAGAATATAgtatattaacattttttaaaaacc
Protein-coding sequences here:
- the LOC130362415 gene encoding uncharacterized protein LOC130362415 isoform X1, which produces MLSPLLSQESDDFSGTPSPERVTESPTFSPTRRTSTPQDVDRIPETSQSKKKSKHVEQMIDPTDFETEEVINLVPERPSLWDKKHPRHSDNVFNRRRWNKIYETLFPNYDSFGDNRKEVIAKLVRDSYFKFLRDRQQPSGSGTKKCQYKHAVRLQFLHKVQELDHPEAGPFFFQWLAVHLGLRHVVFATNLRHLPAHVQGGHGVHGYYSYNHVQ
- the LOC130362415 gene encoding uncharacterized protein LOC130362415 isoform X2, producing the protein MLIEFLKQASQDLGESSQQKNKKRSSTEIKNGKSKKKSKHVEQMIDPTDFETEEVINLVPERPSLWDKKHPRHSDNVFNRRRWNKIYETLFPNYDSFGDNRKEVIAKLVRDSYFKFLRDRQQPSGSGTKKCQYKHAVRLQFLHKVQELDHPEAGPFFFQWLAVHLGLRHVVFATNLRHLPAHVQGGHGVHGYYSYNHVQ
- the LOC130362415 gene encoding uncharacterized protein LOC130362415 isoform X3; amino-acid sequence: MLSPLLSQESDDFSGTPSPERVTESPTFSSKKKSKHVEQMIDPTDFETEEVINLVPERPSLWDKKHPRHSDNVFNRRRWNKIYETLFPNYDSFGDNRKEVIAKLVRDSYFKFLRDRQQPSGSGTKKCQYKHAVRLQFLHKVQELDHPEAGPFFFQWLAVHLGLRHVVFATNLRHLPAHVQGGHGVHGYYSYNHVQ